The Candidatus Beckwithbacteria bacterium genome has a window encoding:
- the typA gene encoding translational GTPase TypA has protein sequence MDQSKIRNIAIIAHVDHGKTTLVDHLLKQSHTFAAYQSEMQQDTIMDSNALERERSITILAKNTAIHWHDYKINIIDTPGHADFSGEVERVLNMAEGCLLLVDAAEGVLSQTRYVLSLALKLGLQPIVIINKVDRKDQRAEVVLNEINDLFVDLAENAEQLEFPVLYAVGRQGIVGTQTILNPNHSLTITDAKDLALLFQTIIDTIPAPSGEPTGPAQIQITNLDYDAHKGRYSIGKVNRGVIKLHDFLAVVRNGQKISQSQVEYLFTFKGLIKEAIKQADTGDIIALAGFKDVQIGDTLTDVNVLAGLPGLNITPPILKVELSVSTSPLVGQDGKLTTSRQISSRLKKEIETNISLKITPGSSGNSFVVAGRGELHLSILIETMRRESFEFSVSRPEVIFQEIAGKTCEPFEKLYVEVPEKYSGTVINSLGQRKAVMLNMANLKSGVRFEYKISTRNLIGFRGDLLSQTSGMCVVNSEFLDYEPQGEDLSFVRNGAIVSDESGQTLSYSIANLQERGLSFVNPGDVVYRGMVVGLSTRQGDMHMNVCKGKQKTNVRSVIADATIKITPALKMSLEQYLTFIGTDELLEVTPKSLRLRKKDLNFKR, from the coding sequence ATGGATCAAAGCAAAATCAGAAATATCGCCATTATTGCCCATGTTGACCATGGTAAAACCACCCTGGTCGATCATTTGCTGAAGCAATCCCACACTTTTGCCGCTTACCAGTCCGAAATGCAGCAGGACACGATTATGGATTCCAATGCTTTGGAACGCGAGCGCAGCATCACGATTTTGGCCAAAAACACGGCCATCCATTGGCACGACTATAAAATCAACATTATCGATACTCCCGGCCACGCTGATTTTTCCGGTGAAGTTGAACGGGTGTTAAACATGGCCGAAGGCTGTCTCCTGTTAGTTGATGCCGCCGAAGGCGTTCTTTCCCAAACCCGTTATGTTTTGTCTTTAGCCTTAAAGCTCGGCCTCCAGCCGATCGTCATTATCAACAAAGTCGACCGCAAAGATCAGCGGGCCGAAGTGGTTTTAAACGAAATTAACGATTTATTTGTGGATTTGGCTGAAAACGCCGAGCAACTGGAATTTCCGGTTTTATATGCTGTCGGCCGCCAGGGGATAGTCGGTACGCAAACCATACTTAATCCTAATCACTCTTTAACCATTACCGACGCCAAAGATTTAGCGCTTTTATTTCAAACCATTATTGATACGATTCCGGCACCATCAGGCGAACCAACCGGTCCGGCCCAGATTCAAATTACCAACCTGGACTATGATGCTCACAAAGGCCGTTACTCTATTGGTAAGGTCAATCGGGGAGTCATCAAATTACACGATTTTTTAGCCGTGGTCCGCAATGGCCAGAAAATCAGCCAGTCTCAAGTGGAATATTTATTTACTTTTAAAGGTTTGATTAAAGAAGCTATCAAGCAAGCCGACACCGGCGATATTATTGCCCTAGCTGGTTTTAAAGACGTCCAGATCGGCGATACTTTAACCGATGTTAATGTTTTGGCAGGCCTGCCGGGTTTAAATATTACCCCGCCGATTCTTAAAGTCGAGCTGTCTGTTTCCACTTCGCCCCTCGTCGGTCAAGATGGCAAACTCACTACTTCCCGCCAAATTTCCAGCCGTCTGAAAAAAGAAATTGAGACCAATATCAGTTTAAAGATTACTCCTGGTTCTTCCGGTAACAGTTTTGTCGTCGCCGGCCGCGGCGAACTCCATTTATCCATTCTGATTGAAACTATGCGCCGCGAAAGTTTTGAATTTTCCGTTTCCCGGCCGGAAGTGATTTTCCAGGAAATTGCCGGGAAAACCTGCGAGCCGTTTGAAAAACTTTATGTCGAAGTTCCGGAAAAATATTCCGGCACCGTCATTAATTCTTTAGGCCAAAGAAAAGCGGTCATGTTAAACATGGCTAACTTAAAATCCGGCGTCCGCTTTGAGTATAAAATTTCCACCCGGAATTTAATCGGTTTTCGCGGCGATTTATTATCCCAAACCTCCGGCATGTGCGTGGTTAACTCGGAGTTTTTGGATTATGAACCCCAGGGTGAAGACTTAAGTTTTGTCCGTAACGGCGCCATTGTTTCCGACGAATCCGGCCAAACCCTATCTTATAGCATTGCTAATTTACAGGAACGCGGTCTCTCGTTTGTGAATCCCGGGGATGTCGTTTATCGCGGGATGGTGGTTGGTTTAAGTACCCGCCAAGGGGATATGCACATGAATGTTTGCAAAGGTAAACAAAAAACCAACGTCCGCTCGGTTATCGCCGACGCCACCATTAAAATTACTCCGGCTTTAAAAATGTCTTTGGAGCAATACTTAACTTTTATCGGCACGGATGAGCTGTTGGAAGTGACCCCCAAATCTTTGCGTCTTCGTAAAAAAGACTTAAATTTCAAGCGCTGA
- a CDS encoding class I SAM-dependent methyltransferase, with protein MQTSWQKDSRWYSELTAGSGHYYHEHIVLGGVLKLLNLNSKSKILDLACGAGVLARRLAPAISYTGIDLSPNLIESAKRSDKNTHHQYLVADVSKPLSVAQDFTHATLILSLQNIKTPACVITNAGKHLIKNGTLVIVLNHPCFRIPRQSSWGIDEANKLQYRRINRYLSPLEIPIQMHPGQRHSSVTWSFHQPLSVYSQMLASAGFVIQLIEEWTSDKSSEGGAAKMENRSRSEFPLFLTIKAIKS; from the coding sequence ATGCAAACTTCTTGGCAAAAAGATAGTCGCTGGTATAGCGAGTTAACTGCCGGTTCCGGTCACTATTATCACGAACACATTGTTCTTGGGGGTGTTCTAAAGCTGTTAAATTTAAATTCAAAAAGTAAAATTTTAGACTTAGCTTGCGGTGCTGGCGTTCTAGCCCGCCGTTTGGCCCCGGCCATTAGTTATACCGGGATTGATCTATCTCCGAACTTAATTGAATCTGCCAAGCGTTCCGACAAAAATACCCACCATCAATACCTTGTGGCTGACGTGTCTAAACCGCTGTCTGTGGCCCAGGACTTTACCCACGCTACTTTAATTTTATCTTTACAAAACATTAAAACTCCGGCCTGCGTCATCACTAATGCCGGGAAGCACCTAATTAAAAATGGCACTTTAGTCATTGTCCTTAACCATCCTTGTTTCCGGATTCCCCGCCAATCCAGCTGGGGGATTGATGAAGCTAACAAACTGCAGTATCGCCGGATTAACCGTTATTTGTCTCCTTTAGAAATTCCCATTCAGATGCACCCCGGCCAGCGCCATTCTTCCGTGACCTGGAGTTTTCATCAGCCGCTGTCGGTTTATTCCCAAATGCTGGCCTCAGCCGGTTTTGTCATTCAATTAATTGAAGAATGGACTTCGGATAAATCCAGCGAGGGTGGCGCTGCCAAAATGGAAAATCGCAGCCGTTCAGAATTCCCTCTCTTTTTAACGATTAAGGCCATCAAATCATAA
- a CDS encoding phosphoribosyltransferase — MNLPNISFPGEKIKFITPTWDDMNDLAFQISQKMIQAGKKFDRIVTLAKGGWPMTRSLVDFLEVGQVASLGIKFYSGVNQRFVKPKIYQDFPVSLKGEQVLLFDDVADTGESFKFTKSHLLKNNVRSITTASLFYKPHSIFKPDFYGYKTDAWIIFPYEKVETMKFLINKWQSRHLPQSLINSRLCKLLGKKIVAGIAS; from the coding sequence ATGAATTTACCAAACATTAGTTTTCCCGGTGAAAAAATTAAATTTATTACTCCCACTTGGGATGACATGAACGATTTAGCGTTTCAAATTTCTCAAAAAATGATTCAGGCCGGCAAAAAATTCGACCGGATTGTAACTTTAGCTAAAGGCGGTTGGCCGATGACCCGCTCTTTAGTCGATTTTTTGGAAGTAGGACAGGTGGCCAGTTTAGGTATCAAATTTTATTCCGGGGTTAATCAAAGATTTGTTAAGCCAAAGATTTACCAGGATTTTCCGGTTAGCCTGAAAGGCGAACAGGTATTGCTGTTTGATGATGTTGCCGATACCGGCGAATCATTTAAGTTTACAAAAAGCCATTTATTAAAAAATAACGTCCGCAGCATTACCACCGCCTCACTTTTTTACAAACCTCACTCAATTTTTAAGCCGGATTTTTATGGTTATAAAACCGATGCCTGGATTATTTTTCCTTACGAAAAAGTTGAAACCATGAAATTTTTAATCAATAAATGGCAATCCCGCCATCTCCCCCAATCATTAATTAATTCCCGTCTATGCAAACTTCTTGGCAAAAAGATAGTCGCTGGTATAGCGAGTTAA
- a CDS encoding dihydrofolate reductase, with protein sequence MKISIIVAHDNKLGIGAKNRLLWHIKKDFSHFKTITTGHPVIMGRKTYESIGKSLPGRTNIIVTRHPYSVPKRNVEITHSLKEAIDLAQSIDKKEVFIIGGAEIYRQALAQNLVDKLYVTKVKGDFHADVFFPDYSHFKLLKKADYTENNYNFTFYEFTKH encoded by the coding sequence ATGAAAATTTCGATTATTGTGGCCCATGATAATAAGTTAGGCATCGGCGCTAAAAACCGGCTGCTTTGGCATATCAAAAAAGATTTTAGCCATTTTAAAACCATCACTACCGGCCACCCGGTGATTATGGGCAGAAAAACTTACGAGTCCATAGGCAAATCTTTACCTGGTCGGACCAATATTATCGTTACCCGCCACCCCTATTCCGTTCCAAAACGGAATGTAGAGATCACCCACTCTTTAAAAGAAGCCATCGATCTAGCTCAGTCTATCGATAAAAAAGAAGTCTTCATTATCGGCGGCGCTGAAATTTACCGTCAGGCTTTAGCCCAAAATTTGGTTGATAAGCTTTATGTGACTAAAGTTAAAGGCGACTTTCACGCCGACGTCTTTTTCCCCGATTACTCCCACTTTAAATTATTAAAGAAAGCAGACTATACTGAAAATAATTATAATTTTACTTTCTATGAATTTACCAAACATTAG
- the thyA gene encoding thymidylate synthase: MSKHPEYQYLDLLQDILDNGQWKISHSTGVKLKSVFGRQIRFDLSKGFPLLTTKKVFVRGIIHELLWFLSGSSNIKYLIDNDVHIWDEWAYKKYSWGVTKPIPYEEFMVNLKNKSGFVEKYGQLGAVYGVQWRHWPAFAEASAGKPRTIDQLGWAIEKIKKYPQKKHYIISAWNAGCIYEMSGSHDASMVIAPCHTLFHINITANKLSLLLYQRSADMFLGVPFNIASYALLTLMLAQVTGYQPGEFIHTFGDAHIYANHIEQVKTQLKRQPRPFPVMKINPKVTNIDDFKFADFEVIGYNPHSGIKADITVVGGF, translated from the coding sequence ATGTCAAAACACCCGGAATATCAATATTTAGATTTGCTTCAGGACATTCTGGACAACGGCCAATGGAAAATCAGCCACTCGACCGGGGTCAAATTAAAATCGGTTTTCGGCCGGCAAATCCGCTTTGATTTGTCCAAAGGGTTCCCGCTTTTAACCACTAAAAAAGTTTTTGTCCGCGGGATCATCCACGAACTTTTATGGTTTTTATCCGGCTCCTCCAATATTAAATATTTAATCGACAATGACGTCCACATTTGGGACGAATGGGCCTACAAAAAATATAGCTGGGGCGTTACCAAACCGATACCTTATGAAGAATTTATGGTTAACCTGAAAAATAAATCCGGTTTTGTCGAAAAATACGGCCAACTAGGCGCAGTTTACGGCGTCCAATGGCGCCACTGGCCCGCCTTCGCCGAGGCTTCGGCGGGCAAGCCCCGTACTATCGATCAACTCGGCTGGGCGATTGAGAAGATTAAAAAATATCCACAAAAAAAGCACTACATTATTTCCGCTTGGAACGCCGGCTGTATTTACGAAATGTCCGGCTCACACGACGCTTCCATGGTCATTGCTCCTTGTCACACCCTGTTTCACATTAATATTACCGCTAATAAATTATCTCTGCTTTTATATCAGCGCTCGGCCGATATGTTTTTAGGCGTACCGTTTAATATTGCTTCTTACGCTTTACTGACTTTAATGCTCGCCCAGGTTACCGGTTACCAGCCGGGTGAGTTTATCCACACTTTCGGCGACGCCCATATTTATGCCAATCATATTGAACAGGTCAAGACTCAGTTGAAACGCCAGCCCCGTCCGTTTCCGGTGATGAAAATAAACCCCAAAGTTACCAACATTGACGATTTTAAATTCGCAGATTTTGAGGTTATTGGCTACAATCCGCATTCCGGCATTAAAGCCGATATTACCGTTGTCGGAGGATTCTAA
- a CDS encoding SurA N-terminal domain-containing protein — protein MKTKKSQPQLKNPRIFVIVLAILAFLGLLFYFKNQIVVAWVNGRPIWKLSYSQELNRLAGQQALNSVITKTLITSEAKKQKVSVANNEIQAEISRIEDLAKQQGTDLNELLTLQGMTRQDLTEDIKLNKLVEKMAGTESAQIQDWLTNLQTQAKIIKWVK, from the coding sequence ATGAAAACAAAAAAAAGCCAACCCCAACTAAAAAACCCAAGAATCTTCGTGATTGTTTTAGCAATTTTAGCGTTTTTAGGTTTGTTGTTTTATTTTAAAAATCAAATTGTGGTGGCTTGGGTAAACGGCCGGCCAATCTGGAAGTTGAGCTATAGCCAAGAATTAAATCGACTGGCCGGACAACAGGCATTAAATTCGGTGATTACTAAAACTTTAATTACCAGTGAAGCTAAAAAACAAAAAGTCAGTGTGGCTAATAATGAAATTCAGGCCGAGATCAGCCGGATAGAAGACTTAGCAAAACAGCAAGGGACTGATTTAAATGAACTGTTAACTTTACAAGGGATGACGAGGCAAGACCTGACGGAAGATATCAAATTAAACAAATTGGTAGAAAAAATGGCCGGAACTGAAAGCGCGCAGATTCAGGATTGGCTGACCAATTTACAAACGCAGGCGAAGATAATTAAGTGGGTCAAGTAA
- the gltX gene encoding glutamate--tRNA ligase, translating to MSIRVRFAPSPTGIPHIGNTRTALFNYLFARHNKGKLILRIEDTDRERLVPGSLKKILQILKTVGITWDEGPYIQSERLPIYQEHAELLVKKKLAYYCFCTKERLVKLRGQGYDQHCLKLSPAEVTNLLVKKTPHVIRLRVPDQGVTGWDDLIQSRIEFKNELLDDQVLLKSDGYPTYHLAVVIDDHLMKISHILRGVEWISSTPKHLLLYQAFGWPIPQIGHFPVILGPDKAKLSKRHGAKSILDYQAEGYLPEALVTFMAYLGWSYQDNSQLLTMEQLINLFDLTKVQIANSIFDLKKLNYFNAKLIRQTPPKTLLQLIKPYLKLKISDKQLAQIIPLIQERMIKLGEINDLIDYFVNPPKVDKQALLEESKLSAVETKKYLQEVIQVIKVLKSWTVKNLETDLHQLQQKLNLSPRQAFMTLRLVVTARPATPPLFDIIYILGKDEAIKRLNYAQKTLE from the coding sequence ATGTCTATTCGTGTCCGCTTTGCCCCCAGTCCGACCGGTATTCCCCATATTGGCAATACCCGCACTGCTTTATTTAATTACTTATTTGCCCGGCACAATAAGGGGAAATTGATTTTGAGAATTGAAGACACCGATCGGGAGAGATTAGTTCCCGGGAGTTTGAAAAAAATTTTACAAATTTTAAAAACTGTCGGCATTACCTGGGACGAAGGGCCGTATATTCAGTCCGAAAGATTACCAATTTACCAAGAACATGCCGAGTTGCTGGTTAAGAAGAAATTGGCTTACTATTGTTTTTGTACCAAAGAGCGGTTGGTAAAACTGCGTGGTCAGGGTTACGATCAGCATTGTTTAAAACTAAGTCCGGCTGAGGTGACCAACCTCTTGGTTAAGAAAACTCCTCACGTGATTCGTCTCCGGGTGCCGGATCAAGGCGTTACCGGTTGGGATGATTTGATTCAATCAAGAATTGAGTTTAAAAATGAATTATTGGATGATCAGGTACTGTTAAAATCTGATGGTTATCCGACTTATCATTTGGCTGTGGTCATTGACGATCATTTGATGAAAATCAGCCATATTTTACGCGGCGTCGAGTGGATTTCCTCCACTCCCAAACACCTTCTTCTATATCAGGCCTTTGGCTGGCCGATTCCTCAGATCGGCCACTTTCCGGTTATCTTAGGTCCGGATAAGGCTAAGTTGTCTAAACGCCACGGAGCCAAAAGCATTTTAGATTATCAAGCTGAAGGTTATTTACCTGAAGCGTTGGTCACATTTATGGCCTATCTTGGCTGGTCTTATCAGGATAATTCTCAGCTGCTGACAATGGAGCAGTTAATTAATTTATTTGACTTAACTAAAGTCCAAATTGCCAATTCAATTTTTGACCTTAAAAAATTGAATTATTTTAACGCTAAATTAATTCGGCAAACTCCGCCAAAAACCTTACTTCAATTAATTAAACCATACCTGAAATTAAAGATAAGCGATAAACAATTAGCTCAAATTATTCCTTTAATCCAGGAAAGAATGATTAAGTTGGGGGAAATTAATGATTTAATTGATTATTTTGTTAACCCGCCAAAAGTGGACAAACAGGCTTTGCTGGAGGAATCAAAACTGTCCGCCGTCGAGACAAAAAAATATTTGCAAGAGGTAATTCAAGTAATTAAAGTACTCAAATCTTGGACAGTAAAAAATTTAGAAACAGACCTGCATCAGTTACAGCAAAAATTAAATTTATCACCCCGCCAGGCCTTTATGACCTTAAGATTGGTGGTTACCGCCCGACCGGCCACTCCGCCCTTGTTTGATATTATATATATATTAGGGAAAGATGAAGCAATAAAGAGGTTAAATTATGCCCAAAAAACACTTGAATAA
- a CDS encoding D-alanyl-D-alanine carboxypeptidase — protein MKQFLNLNLILALIFSCFLTIKLDVLTPVTRPVNYQISSFSDYPLNSTGRLTPYLSSRSAIVIDVDSKAIIYEKNPDLKLLPASTTKIMTALVALDNYVLSDIVTIGNIKVEKSNMDLIPGEKITVENLLYGLLVASANDAAVALAQFYPSGEAGFVTAMNQKANSLHLDSTQFINPIGLDNYNHYTTVHDLSLLAAVALQNPEFSKIVSTISITVTDTDNTVIHELKNVNQLLGQIPGLAGVKTGLTQLAGECLVGYVQRNGHRIITVILDSSDRFGDSRSLIDWTFANHRWENLSAIH, from the coding sequence ATGAAGCAGTTTTTAAATTTAAACCTTATTCTGGCGCTGATTTTTTCGTGTTTTCTGACCATTAAATTAGATGTTCTTACCCCGGTAACCCGGCCGGTTAATTACCAAATCAGTTCTTTTTCCGATTACCCCTTAAATTCTACTGGGCGACTCACTCCTTATTTATCTAGCCGTTCGGCCATTGTAATTGACGTCGACTCCAAAGCCATTATTTACGAAAAAAATCCTGATTTAAAACTTTTGCCCGCTTCTACTACCAAAATTATGACAGCCTTGGTGGCTTTGGATAACTATGTTCTTAGTGACATTGTCACTATCGGCAATATTAAGGTGGAAAAATCCAACATGGATTTAATTCCCGGCGAAAAAATTACTGTCGAAAATCTGCTTTATGGCCTTTTAGTCGCTTCTGCCAATGATGCCGCCGTGGCTTTGGCGCAATTTTATCCGAGCGGAGAAGCCGGTTTTGTAACAGCCATGAATCAAAAAGCAAACAGTCTACATCTTGATTCCACTCAATTTATTAATCCGATTGGCTTGGATAATTATAATCACTATACCACCGTTCATGATTTAAGCCTGTTGGCTGCCGTTGCCCTCCAAAATCCCGAATTTTCCAAAATTGTCTCGACCATTAGTATTACCGTCACCGACACCGATAACACCGTGATTCACGAGCTTAAAAATGTTAATCAGCTTTTGGGTCAGATTCCTGGTTTAGCCGGGGTTAAAACCGGCTTAACTCAATTGGCCGGGGAATGTTTAGTTGGTTACGTCCAGCGTAACGGTCACCGGATTATTACGGTTATTTTGGACAGTAGCGACCGCTTCGGTGATAGCCGTAGTCTTATTGATTGGACGTTTGCGAATCACCGTTGGGAGAATCTGTCAGCCATTCATTAG
- a CDS encoding OB-fold nucleic acid binding domain-containing protein: MERTLAVEAVKHVAKTVLLKGWVNSVRSHGKITFFDLRDRSGLIQIVTQSKIDLKPESVVAVTGQAVKRPEKLVNPKLATGTVEIQAEKIDIITKSRELPFPLDTDGHDIDETIRLKYRYLDLRRPRLNQIIKARSRVVNFIRQYLLNQDFVEVETPILTKTTPEGARDFLVPSRLQPGNFYALPQSPQQYKQMLMVAGFERYFQIARCFRDEDPRRDRAYGEFTQLDIEMSFVEQNDILQLTEAMFTKLIKQLFPHKTISQSPWPRITHAQAKKQYGSDKPDLRKDKTNSDELAFAWIIDFPLFTKQSKEDFYYGSGQAKFAPSHHMFTSPHPDDIKLLDKNPLKVRGLQHDLVLNGYEVGGGSIRIHDPKIQEKVFELIGFTSKQKEEFRHMLTAFTYGVPPHGGIAPGIDRFLMAVFGESSVREVMAFPAVASGQVSIMDAPSPATDEQLKELHVKVVK; encoded by the coding sequence ATGGAAAGAACTTTGGCGGTTGAGGCGGTTAAACACGTCGCTAAAACCGTTTTATTAAAAGGCTGGGTGAATTCAGTCCGTTCCCACGGCAAAATTACTTTTTTTGATTTACGTGACCGGTCGGGCCTGATTCAGATAGTCACTCAGTCAAAAATTGATTTAAAACCGGAGTCGGTTGTGGCCGTCACCGGTCAGGCAGTCAAACGGCCGGAAAAATTAGTTAATCCCAAATTGGCGACCGGCACTGTCGAAATTCAGGCGGAAAAAATTGATATTATTACCAAATCCAGAGAATTACCTTTCCCGCTGGATACGGACGGCCACGACATCGACGAAACCATCCGTTTAAAATACCGCTACTTGGATTTACGCCGGCCGCGCCTAAATCAAATTATTAAGGCTCGTTCCCGGGTGGTAAATTTTATCCGTCAATATTTATTGAATCAGGATTTTGTGGAAGTCGAAACCCCGATTTTAACCAAAACGACTCCTGAAGGCGCCCGGGATTTTCTCGTGCCTTCCCGGTTACAGCCCGGTAATTTTTATGCCCTGCCGCAAAGTCCCCAGCAATATAAACAAATGCTGATGGTAGCCGGGTTTGAACGTTATTTTCAGATAGCCCGTTGTTTTCGCGATGAAGACCCGCGTCGCGACCGGGCTTACGGTGAATTTACCCAGCTGGATATCGAAATGTCTTTTGTCGAGCAAAACGACATTCTTCAATTAACTGAAGCGATGTTTACCAAGCTCATTAAACAACTCTTTCCCCATAAAACCATTTCTCAGTCGCCTTGGCCCAGAATTACTCACGCTCAAGCTAAAAAACAGTACGGTTCCGATAAACCGGACTTGAGAAAAGACAAAACCAACTCTGATGAATTGGCCTTTGCCTGGATTATTGACTTTCCGTTATTTACTAAGCAAAGCAAAGAGGACTTTTATTACGGTTCCGGCCAAGCCAAGTTTGCTCCGTCGCACCACATGTTTACCAGCCCGCACCCAGACGATATTAAATTACTAGACAAAAACCCTTTAAAAGTCCGGGGTTTGCAGCATGATTTAGTTTTAAATGGTTACGAAGTGGGCGGGGGATCAATCAGGATTCACGACCCCAAAATCCAGGAAAAAGTTTTCGAGTTGATCGGTTTTACCTCAAAGCAGAAAGAAGAATTCCGACACATGCTCACGGCCTTTACTTACGGTGTCCCGCCGCACGGCGGTATTGCTCCGGGCATTGACCGGTTTTTAATGGCCGTTTTTGGCGAATCCAGTGTCCGGGAAGTGATGGCTTTTCCGGCCGTCGCCTCCGGTCAAGTCTCGATCATGGACGCCCCCTCGCCAGCCACCGACGAACAACTAAAGGAACTTCATGTTAAAGTGGTTAAATGA
- the recJ gene encoding single-stranded-DNA-specific exonuclease RecJ, giving the protein MNKNWKIILSLLKKRGLITKKDQVEFLNPTNPEKIKLKDLKISKIQVAKAISRIKQAIKNQELIYIYGDYDTDGVSATAILWEALNFLGAKVLPYIPVRNDPVRGLSPTGIGSLKDHPSLIITVDNGISAFKGCEFAKKLGIDVIITDHHLPQHRQGKVHLPPALTIIHTTELAGAGVAWFFSREILKSLNTKSYMLNTILDLAALGTIADMVPLIGPNRSLVKFGLQQLRQTQRFGLKALAKVAGLDLTNISEHQVSFIFAPRLNAMGRMEHALNSLRLVCTKDKERGEKLAKHLGEINQLRQDKTLTMFLDAKKKWLTTNQKKALIFVADKSYHEGVVGLVAGRLAEEFHHPSVVIALGKNYSKASIRSIKGFNAIKNIRSLERYLLEHGGHELAAGFTIDNKNIKLVQKKLENLAQTQLSGNQLQPVIEIDCEIKLSDITWDLMADLEKLRPFGFGNSEPVFCTSQVKLINFRPVGQDNKHLKLRLEKFSGIAFNQGYLADKLTPGQLVNIAYTLEKNEWHNKKELQLKIKEIITT; this is encoded by the coding sequence ATGAATAAAAATTGGAAAATTATTTTAAGCTTACTCAAAAAACGCGGCTTGATCACCAAAAAAGACCAGGTTGAATTTCTTAATCCCACCAATCCGGAAAAAATTAAACTTAAGGATCTAAAGATCAGTAAAATTCAGGTGGCCAAAGCTATTTCCAGGATCAAACAGGCTATCAAAAATCAGGAACTAATTTATATTTACGGCGACTACGACACTGACGGTGTCAGCGCCACCGCCATTCTTTGGGAAGCCCTTAATTTTTTAGGGGCCAAAGTTTTGCCCTATATTCCGGTACGCAACGATCCCGTTCGCGGTCTCTCTCCGACAGGAATAGGATCACTTAAAGATCATCCCTCCCTCATTATTACTGTCGATAACGGCATTTCTGCTTTTAAAGGTTGTGAATTTGCTAAAAAATTGGGGATTGATGTTATTATTACCGATCACCACCTACCTCAACATCGACAAGGGAAAGTTCACTTACCACCAGCCTTAACTATTATTCATACCACTGAGTTGGCCGGTGCCGGCGTGGCCTGGTTTTTTAGCCGGGAAATTCTTAAATCGCTAAATACTAAAAGCTATATGCTAAATACTATTCTTGACTTAGCCGCTCTCGGCACGATTGCCGATATGGTACCCTTAATCGGTCCCAACCGTAGCTTGGTTAAATTCGGTTTACAACAATTACGCCAAACCCAACGTTTTGGCCTTAAAGCCCTAGCTAAAGTTGCCGGCCTTGATCTAACCAATATTTCCGAACACCAGGTCAGTTTTATTTTCGCTCCCCGGCTTAATGCCATGGGTCGCATGGAACACGCCTTAAATTCTTTACGCCTGGTTTGTACCAAAGATAAAGAGCGGGGAGAAAAATTAGCCAAACATTTAGGGGAAATTAATCAACTGCGTCAGGATAAAACTTTAACCATGTTTCTTGATGCCAAAAAAAAGTGGTTAACCACCAATCAAAAAAAAGCTTTAATCTTTGTGGCTGACAAATCCTACCATGAGGGCGTGGTTGGCTTGGTTGCCGGTCGCTTAGCTGAAGAATTTCATCATCCGTCCGTGGTTATTGCCTTGGGCAAAAATTATTCCAAAGCTTCTATTCGTTCTATTAAGGGGTTTAACGCCATTAAAAACATCCGGTCTTTGGAAAGATATTTGTTGGAGCATGGTGGTCACGAGTTAGCCGCCGGTTTTACGATCGACAATAAGAATATTAAATTAGTTCAAAAAAAATTGGAAAACCTGGCCCAAACACAATTATCCGGCAATCAGCTGCAGCCGGTTATAGAAATCGATTGCGAGATTAAACTTTCGGATATCACTTGGGACTTAATGGCTGATCTGGAAAAATTAAGGCCTTTTGGTTTTGGGAACTCCGAGCCGGTTTTTTGCACGAGCCAAGTTAAATTAATCAACTTTCGCCCAGTCGGTCAGGACAATAAACACCTAAAGCTTCGTCTTGAAAAATTTTCAGGGATAGCTTTTAATCAAGGCTATCTGGCCGATAAACTTACCCCCGGCCAATTAGTCAATATTGCCTATACGCTTGAGAAAAATGAATGGCACAACAAAAAAGAATTGCAGCTAAAGATAAAAGAGATTATTACAACCTGA